A genome region from Halichondria panicea chromosome 15, odHalPani1.1, whole genome shotgun sequence includes the following:
- the LOC135349260 gene encoding CCAAT/enhancer-binding protein delta-like, which yields MDGSFFEDLRQFEFFGGDEKPVQFGTTSRTPVSSTAHYSGEYVQGIYQDEESIDLTSILEACNSSPTTAVSSPNSVFSPPQVSPHYNSTPDLVSSSISPLESVFSFSGYCPQVSVAQTMYGNENRQPITLPSEVSNNPVEALVSLTSMSSSISNGHLDPLAGTQPSPGKISRKIRKQPVVKDTEEWRHKRDRNNVAVRKSREKSKLRIQETEGRVKELEEENRHLQSKITLLSKELNVLKSLFTSAGVSQPPLCVKEELVPHIP from the coding sequence ATGGACGGTAGCTTTTTTGAAGATTTGAGGCAATTTGAGTTCTTCGGTGGGGACGAGAAGCCTGTACAATTTGGTACCACTAGCCGAACTCCTGTTAGCAGTACGGCCCATTATTCAGGTGAATACGTCCAAGGAATTTACCAAGACGAAGAATCAATTGACCTTACCTCTATCCTCGAGGCTTGCAACTCGTCACCTACAACCGCTGTGAGCTCTCCCAATAGTGTGTTCTCCCCTCCACAAGTTAGCCCACACTACAACTCTACTCCTGACTTAGTCTCCAGCTCGATTAGCCCTTTGGAGTCGGTATTTTCTTTCTCTGGGTACTGCCCCCAAGTGTCTGTTGCTCAAACAATGTATGGAAATGAAAATCGTCAACCCATCACTCTACCGTCGGAAGTGTCCAACAATCCAGTCGAAGCTCTGGTCTCTCTGACTTCAATGTCTTCCTCTATTTCAAATGGCCATCTTGATCCTCTAGCTGGAACACAACCGTCTCCTGGAAAGATCAGCCGTAAGATAAGGAAACAGCCCGTTGTTAAAGACACTGAGGAATGGAGGCATAAGCGAGATCGAAACAATGTTGCGGTTCGAAAAAGTCGAGAAAAGAGTAAGCTAAGGATCCAGGAAACAGAGGGTCGTGTCAAAGAGCTTGAAGAGGAAAATCGCCACCTCCAGTCAAAAATCACCCTCCTCTCAAAAGAGCTGAATGTGCTCAAGAGTCTCTTTACCAGTGCTGGAGTTTCTCAACCGCCTCTATGTGTGAAAGAAGAACTTGTTCCCCACATTCCGTAA